The following are encoded together in the Acidobacteriota bacterium genome:
- a CDS encoding aminopeptidase P family protein, whose translation MASGRFLGLVALGLGAVLHLAIPAGAQPTPELVRERVEREWTVKAEKMRANLLPLMRAHEIDLWIILSRENAPDPALELFGGYGVTGWYGHRNAYLFRDAGDSGLETAALGTHLSDHLAPFYDERVLYGEEGLAPHLREWITGRDPRRIAINQSRTISMADGLTAELKDYLIDAIGAPYRDRLVSSEPLLVEYVSTRTPAEEAIVLDASAATFDILRRALSNEVITPGRTTLMDVHYWITAEWKRQGFEFNFPASLDLQRRGAEPIDDSAEPVIERGDLLHVDFGVRSSGLVTDQQKMAYVLREGETEPPAGLRHAFDVSSRMAEIILDEFQVGRTGIQIKTAAESRGADEGIDSLVYSHAQGNWVHDAGVWMIFDWPERYGDHPRFPLRAREWISLEYRVTVPIPEWDGQAVDIMREEDTFVGGDGSVEYLSGPQTELWIIR comes from the coding sequence ATGGCTAGCGGCAGGTTTCTCGGCCTCGTTGCGCTGGGGCTCGGCGCCGTCCTCCACCTGGCGATCCCGGCCGGCGCCCAGCCAACGCCGGAACTGGTTCGTGAGCGAGTCGAGCGCGAGTGGACAGTCAAGGCGGAGAAGATGCGCGCGAATCTCCTCCCGCTGATGCGCGCCCACGAGATCGACCTCTGGATCATCCTCAGCCGCGAGAACGCGCCCGATCCGGCACTCGAACTGTTCGGCGGCTACGGCGTTACCGGCTGGTACGGCCACCGGAACGCCTACCTCTTCCGCGACGCGGGTGACAGCGGCCTGGAGACCGCGGCCCTCGGCACCCACCTGAGCGATCACCTGGCGCCGTTCTACGACGAGCGCGTCCTGTACGGCGAGGAGGGGCTGGCGCCGCACCTCCGGGAGTGGATCACCGGCCGGGATCCGCGGCGTATCGCCATCAACCAGTCGCGCACCATCAGCATGGCGGACGGATTGACGGCCGAGCTGAAGGATTACCTGATCGACGCCATTGGTGCGCCGTACCGCGATCGCCTGGTCTCGTCCGAGCCGTTGCTCGTCGAGTACGTCTCGACGCGCACGCCGGCCGAGGAGGCGATCGTCCTCGACGCAAGCGCAGCCACGTTCGACATCCTGCGCCGGGCGCTCTCGAACGAGGTGATCACGCCCGGCCGCACGACGCTGATGGACGTCCACTACTGGATCACGGCGGAGTGGAAGCGGCAGGGCTTCGAGTTCAACTTCCCCGCGTCGCTTGACCTGCAGCGGCGCGGCGCCGAGCCGATCGACGACAGCGCCGAGCCCGTCATCGAGCGGGGCGACCTGCTGCACGTCGACTTCGGCGTCCGCAGCTCCGGCCTCGTCACCGATCAGCAGAAGATGGCCTACGTCCTGCGGGAGGGCGAGACCGAGCCGCCGGCCGGACTGCGCCACGCGTTCGACGTCTCGAGCCGGATGGCCGAGATCATCCTCGACGAGTTCCAGGTGGGCCGAACCGGCATCCAGATCAAGACCGCGGCCGAGTCGCGCGGCGCGGACGAGGGGATCGACTCACTCGTCTATTCGCACGCGCAGGGCAACTGGGTCCACGACGCCGGCGTCTGGATGATCTTCGACTGGCCGGAACGCTACGGCGACCACCCGCGCTTCCCGCTGCGCGCCAGGGAGTGGATCTCGCTGGAGTACCGCGTCACCGTCCCGATCCCCGAGTGGGACGGCCAGGCGGTCGACATCATGCGCGAGGAAGACACGTTCGTCGGCGGCGACGGCAGCGTGGAATACCTGTCGGGGCCTCAGACCGAGCTCTGGATCATCCGCTGA
- a CDS encoding type II toxin-antitoxin system HicB family antitoxin: MRFIYPARLQRTGPDEIVVSFRDLPECLTSGANEVEALSEAADALEEAIAGRIVDGEAIPPPSARRSGERRVAVPPTMAAKAALVLAFRESGLSRLAFARRLGVDDKVVRRMLDPRHTTAANRLQKALRLLGRELIVESSAA; this comes from the coding sequence ATGCGCTTCATTTATCCAGCGCGCCTACAGCGTACCGGTCCTGACGAGATCGTCGTTTCCTTTCGCGATCTACCGGAGTGCCTGACCTCCGGAGCGAACGAGGTCGAGGCCTTGAGCGAAGCGGCGGATGCCTTGGAAGAGGCTATTGCCGGACGTATCGTAGACGGTGAGGCGATTCCACCACCAAGCGCCCGGCGGAGTGGAGAGCGGCGGGTTGCCGTCCCGCCAACGATGGCTGCGAAGGCGGCACTCGTGCTGGCGTTTCGGGAGAGCGGGCTCTCGCGACTTGCATTCGCCCGGCGTCTAGGCGTCGACGACAAGGTCGTTCGGCGCATGTTGGATCCACGCCACACCACCGCCGCGAACCGGTTGCAGAAGGCGCTCCGGCTACTCGGTCGCGAGCTCATCGTGGAATCCTCGGCGGCTTGA